A part of Ammospiza caudacuta isolate bAmmCau1 chromosome 5, bAmmCau1.pri, whole genome shotgun sequence genomic DNA contains:
- the AMIGO2 gene encoding amphoterin-induced protein 2 has translation MSLNWWTLPTRLGVVRASCRGLACLLVFTVSVCGSAPGMCPAACICASDIISCTNKNLTRVPGNLYKCMKRLDLSYNRIGILEPEWVPVLSEKLNTLIVNHNSISSISTGSFSTTPNLKYLDLSSNSLKTLGSPVFQELKELEVLLLYNNQITQIESLAFGGLYKLQKLYLSYNLVSHFPLDLYVGKHKLTDLVLLDISFNHIQTMPVQHLSSVPAKQLSGIYLHGNPFYCDCVLYSMLVFWYQRHFSSVVDFKNEYSCLLQSDPRDHNALPLLHDSGMNCSESTVNSSFQAFGFIHDAQVGDRLIVHCDSRISDMGTQFVWVSPDNRLLEPDRDTDNFKVFPNGSLEITDAQLENSGLYSCIAINKKRLLNETVEVRINVSNFTANRSHAHEAFNTAFTTLAACVASIILVLLYLYLTPCPCQCKAKKRKRKLNQSSAHPSILNSALPQELPADEKKASTGKRVVFLEPVHEPKQSQNGKVKLFPNDSVITESILKTTRTKSDSDSVNSVFSDTPFMPPA, from the coding sequence ATGTCTTTAAACTGGTGGACACTTCCTACTCGACTTGGAGTTGTTAGAGCGAGCTGCAGAGGACTCGCATGCCTCTTGGTGTTCACCGTGAGTGTTTgtggcagtgccccagggatGTGTCCAGCAGCCTGCATCTGTGCCAGTGATATCATCAGCTGCACTAATAAGAACCTCACTCGAGTGCCAGGAAATCTTTATAAATGTATGAAAAGGCTGGATCTGAGTTATAacagaattgggattttggagccTGAATGGGTCCCAGTGCTGTCTGAGAAACTGAACACTTTAATAGTCAATCATAATAGCATTAGCAGCATTAGCACTGGAAGCTTTTCCACAACTCCGAATCTGAAGTATCTGGACTTGTCATCCAACAGCCTGAAAACGCTGGGCAGCCCTGTGTTTCAGGAGCTAAAGGAGTTGGAGGTTCTCCTGCTGTACAACAATCAAATAACACAGATCGAGTCCTTAGCCTTTGGAGGATTGTACAAATTACAGAAACTGTACCTAAGCTACAACTTGGTCTCGCATTTCCCACTGGACTTATATGTTGGAAAACATAAACTGACAGACCTTGTGTTGCTGGACATTTCCTTTAATCACATCCAGACGATGCCTGTTCAGCACCTGAGTTCAGTGCCAGCCAAACAACTTAGTGGAATTTATCTTCATGGCAACCCATTCTATTGTGACTGTGTCCTGTACTCCATGCTAGTCTTCTGGTATCAAAGGCATTTCAGCTCAGTCGTGGACTTCAAAAATGAGTACAGCTGTTTGTTGCAGTCAGACCCAAGAGATCATAATGCACTGCCTTTACTGCACGACAGCGGTATGAATTGCTCTGAAAGTACCGTCAACAGCTCTTTCCAAGCCTTTGGGTTTATTCATGATGCTCAGGTTGGTGACAGGCTGATAGTACACTGTGACAGTAGAATCAGCGATATGGGCACACAGTTTGTATGGGTTAGTCCAGACAATAGATTGCTGGAGCCAGACAGGGACACCGATAACTTCAAGGTGTTTCCTAATGGCAGCCTGGAGATAACAGATGCCCAGCTAGAGAACTCAGGGCTGTATTCCTGCATTGCAATAAATAAGAAAAGACTATTAAATGAAACCGTAGAGGTCAGAATAAATGTTAGCAATTTCACAGCGAACAGGTCCCACGCTCATGAAGCATTTAATACAGCTTTTACCACCCTTGCTGCCTGTGTGGCCAGTATTATTTTAGTGCTGCTGTATCTCTATCTGACCCCCTGCCCATGTCAATGTAAGgcaaaaaagaggaagaggaagctGAACCAAAGCAGTGCCCACCCGTCCATACTGAACTCCGCACTGCCGCAGGAGCTGCCAGCCGACGAGAAGAAGGCCAGCACTGGTAAACGGGTGGTTTTCCTGGAACCCGTGCACGAACCAAAACAGAGTCAGAATGGGAAAGTAAAACTGTTCCCCAATGACAGTGTCATTACAGagagcattttaaaaactaCTCGAACAAAATCCGACTCTGACTCTGTCAACTCTGTGTTCTCAGATACACCTTTCATGCCGCCAGCTTAG